CACGGCGGCCGCGACGGCGGAGCGCCCGGGGCCAGCGGGGCGACGCGCGAGAAGGACGTCACCCTTCTGATCGCGCGCGAGCTTCGCGACGAACTCGCCAGCCGTGGCCGGGTCCGGATCGCACTGACCCGCGACGGCGATATCGCGCTCGATCTCGACGACCGCGCCGCCATTGCTCGCCGGCTGGGTGCCAACCTGTTCCTCGCCATCCACGCCGACAGCGCGCCCAACCCCGGTGCCCGCGGCGCCACCGCTTATTCCCTGTCGGAAGTCGCCAGCGACGAGGATGCCGCCGCCCTTGCCGCCCGGCAGAATGGCGAGGGCGCGGTGGCGAGCGCGCCTGACGCCTCGCTCCGCGCCTTGCTGTCCGACTTGGCGGCGCGCGACGAGATGGATGGCAGCGCCGATTTCGCCCTGCGCATCCTGCGCGAATCCAAGGGCCGGGTCCTGCTTCGCCCCGAGCCGCACCGCTTCGCCGCCTTTCGCGTGCTTCGCCGTTCGGGCGCCCCGGCGGTGCTGTTCGAAGCAGGCTACATGAGCAATGCCGAGGACGAGGCGATGTTGCTCGACCCCGTGCAGCGCGGGCGGATCGTCACCTCCCTGGCCCGCGCGATCGAAGCGCAGGCGGCCGCGGTGCGTTGAGTCCGGAAGCGCTTTCCCCCGCCTTCCCAAGCGAGTAGAGCCCGCCGATATGGACGCCGTCGCGACCTCACCCACATCGGCCTGGCTCGGCCGTCACCAGAGCGCCGCTGATCGCCTTCGCGCGGCCTGGAGCCGCCGGCGGGGGCTTCGATTCCTCGGCTACGGCCTGCTTGGCGGCTACGCCCTCTTCGTCGTCACCTGGCTGTTCTTCGCCGCCGGCCTGCCGTCGAGCGAGACCCTGCTCGCCTATCAGCCGCCGCTGCCCAGCAATATCCGCGGGATCGATGGCCAGCCGGTCGGCACCTTCGCCCGCGAACGCCGGGTCGAACTGTCCTACGACGAATATCCACCGATGGTGATCGAGGCGTTCATCTCGGCCGAGGACAAGACCTTCTTCAGCCACGGCGGGATCGACTATCCGGGCCTGGTCGGCGCGGTCGGCGACTTCGCGCTCAAGAAAGCGACCGGGGGCTCGCGCGCCCGCGGCGGGTCGACCATCACCCAGCAGGTCGCCAAGGCGCTGCTGCAGGATGACGCCTATGCGGTCAGCCGCAAGATCCGCGAGGCGATCCTCGCTTTCCGGCTCGAGAATACGCTGACCAAGGAGCAGATTCTTGAGCTCTACCTCAACCAGATCTTCCTCG
Above is a window of Sphingomonas glaciei DNA encoding:
- a CDS encoding N-acetylmuramoyl-L-alanine amidase family protein, which translates into the protein MRRRSPLLPVLLLAAVGVAGLVAAFAFAGERKGQGLGLAVAGEARQGGLSLALAPAVADVRITEARTPGRPLVVIDPGHGGRDGGAPGASGATREKDVTLLIARELRDELASRGRVRIALTRDGDIALDLDDRAAIARRLGANLFLAIHADSAPNPGARGATAYSLSEVASDEDAAALAARQNGEGAVASAPDASLRALLSDLAARDEMDGSADFALRILRESKGRVLLRPEPHRFAAFRVLRRSGAPAVLFEAGYMSNAEDEAMLLDPVQRGRIVTSLARAIEAQAAAVR